Proteins encoded together in one Acidobacteriota bacterium window:
- a CDS encoding (2Fe-2S)-binding protein — MEQSDLRAISVVVNGVSHRCRVEPRLLLSDFLRHHLGLTGTRVGCEHGVCGACTIHLDGTAVRSCLLFAVQVDGHELRTVEGLAASDGTLHPLQEAFRDTHGLQCGFCTAGFLMSLLPFVEAHEDPSEAEIRDAMGGNLCRCTGYQKIVAAVQKATRRGEESP; from the coding sequence ATGGAGCAGAGTGATCTACGAGCCATCTCGGTGGTCGTCAATGGGGTGTCCCATCGCTGCCGGGTGGAGCCTCGCCTGCTGCTGAGCGACTTTCTACGCCATCATCTCGGCCTCACCGGAACCCGCGTCGGTTGTGAGCACGGCGTCTGCGGCGCCTGCACCATCCACCTCGACGGCACCGCCGTGCGCTCCTGCCTGCTGTTCGCGGTCCAGGTCGACGGTCACGAGCTACGCACCGTCGAAGGCCTGGCCGCCAGCGACGGTACTCTGCACCCCCTGCAGGAGGCCTTTCGCGACACCCATGGCCTGCAGTGCGGTTTCTGCACCGCCGGTTTTCTGATGAGTCTGTTGCCTTTCGTCGAGGCCCATGAGGATCCCTCGGAAGCCGAGATTCGCGACGCCATGGGCGGAAATCTCTGCCGCTGCACCGGCTACCAGAAGATTGTCGCGGCGGTGCAGAAGGCGACGCGGCGGGGCGAGGAATCTCCGTGA
- a CDS encoding xanthine dehydrogenase family protein molybdopterin-binding subunit gives MSSRLVGRRLRRQEDSQLLTGQARFVDDIDLPGMLHVAFLRSDFAHGHLRGVDVEAARQRPGVVAVYTAESLGDYWRPGPLLVPPPPIPGIEFHERTQVPLARDKVRHVGEPVAAVVAESRYLAEDAVADLYPDIEPLPAVVDLEAALASEAPRVHEDLASNLAARVLQEKGDFDAAREQAAHRVKRRLTYDHGIAAAMENRGIVADWDRRDQTMRLWDTTQAPIPIRNGLAAMLGLSESQVRVVAPFIGGGFGPKIMMFYPEEVLLPWISMQLDRPVKWIEDRQENFFATTHERSQVHDAEMVIDGDGRILGVKDVFLHDTGAYDTYGLTVPINSQCTLLGCYRVPSYRSEFKSVFTNKTLVTPYRGAGRQHGVFVMERLLDLAAREAGLDGLEIRRRNLLQKDEFPYNQEVIYQDFAPLVYDSGDYLPALEKAAAMIGWREFRERPRRHGDKALGIGLVTYVEGTGIGPYEGARVTIEASGKVNLATGVGTQGQGHFTAFAQLVAEQLGVGVEDVRVTTGDTAAFHWGTGTFASRGAVVAGNACHAAGLEVRRKVLEAASRHFEVAPEDLELVDGEVRIPGVPGKTISLGALAVQANPLRGAVAPGTEPGLEATTYFGPESSTTASGVHAMVVEVDLATYDVDIQRYVVVHDCGRVINPLILEGQIEGGVAQGIGNAFYEQLIYDDEGQLLNASLMDYLLPTADCVPTIEGAHLETPSPLNPLGIKGAGEAGAIPVGALFAQAVEDALRHTGVEILDIPLSPHRLFELMQQRRESQP, from the coding sequence GTGAGCTCTCGTCTGGTGGGACGCCGTTTGCGGCGCCAGGAAGATTCGCAGCTGCTCACCGGTCAGGCGCGCTTCGTCGATGACATCGACCTCCCGGGGATGCTGCACGTGGCCTTTCTGCGCAGCGATTTCGCCCACGGCCATTTGCGCGGGGTCGACGTCGAAGCGGCGCGCCAGCGTCCCGGCGTGGTCGCCGTCTACACCGCCGAGTCCTTGGGCGATTACTGGCGTCCGGGACCGTTGCTGGTGCCGCCGCCGCCGATACCCGGCATCGAGTTCCACGAGCGCACCCAGGTGCCGCTGGCGCGCGACAAAGTGCGCCACGTCGGCGAGCCGGTGGCGGCGGTGGTGGCGGAGAGTCGCTACCTCGCCGAGGATGCCGTGGCCGACCTCTATCCCGACATCGAGCCCCTGCCGGCGGTGGTCGACCTGGAGGCGGCCCTCGCCTCCGAGGCGCCACGGGTGCACGAGGACCTGGCCTCGAACTTGGCGGCACGGGTGCTGCAGGAGAAGGGCGACTTCGACGCCGCTCGCGAGCAGGCGGCGCACCGGGTGAAGCGGCGCCTGACCTACGACCATGGGATCGCGGCGGCGATGGAGAATCGCGGCATCGTGGCCGACTGGGATCGCCGCGACCAAACCATGCGCCTCTGGGACACCACCCAGGCGCCGATTCCGATCCGCAACGGCCTCGCCGCCATGCTCGGCCTGTCGGAGTCCCAGGTGCGGGTGGTGGCGCCCTTCATCGGTGGCGGCTTCGGTCCCAAGATCATGATGTTCTATCCCGAGGAGGTGCTCCTCCCCTGGATCTCCATGCAGCTCGACCGGCCGGTGAAGTGGATCGAGGACCGGCAGGAGAACTTCTTCGCCACCACCCACGAGCGCAGCCAGGTGCACGATGCCGAGATGGTGATCGACGGCGACGGCCGCATCCTGGGGGTGAAGGACGTCTTCCTGCACGACACCGGGGCCTATGACACCTATGGCCTGACCGTGCCGATCAACAGCCAGTGCACCCTCCTCGGCTGCTATCGCGTGCCGTCCTATCGCAGCGAGTTCAAATCGGTGTTCACCAACAAGACCCTGGTGACGCCCTACCGCGGGGCCGGCCGGCAACACGGCGTTTTCGTGATGGAGCGGCTGCTCGACCTGGCGGCCCGCGAGGCGGGCCTCGACGGCCTCGAGATCCGGCGCCGGAATCTCCTCCAGAAGGATGAGTTTCCCTACAACCAGGAGGTCATCTACCAGGACTTCGCGCCGCTGGTCTACGACAGCGGCGACTACCTCCCGGCACTCGAAAAGGCCGCCGCGATGATCGGCTGGCGGGAGTTTCGGGAGCGCCCCCGGCGGCACGGCGACAAGGCCCTCGGCATCGGCCTGGTGACCTATGTCGAAGGCACCGGAATCGGTCCCTACGAAGGTGCCCGGGTGACCATCGAAGCGAGCGGCAAGGTCAACCTCGCCACCGGCGTGGGGACTCAAGGGCAAGGCCATTTCACCGCCTTCGCCCAGCTGGTGGCGGAGCAGCTCGGCGTCGGCGTGGAGGATGTGCGGGTGACCACCGGCGATACCGCCGCCTTCCACTGGGGGACCGGTACCTTCGCCAGCCGCGGCGCGGTGGTCGCCGGCAACGCCTGCCACGCCGCCGGGCTCGAGGTGCGTCGCAAGGTGCTGGAGGCGGCGAGCCGGCACTTCGAAGTGGCGCCGGAGGATCTCGAGCTGGTCGATGGCGAGGTGCGGATTCCGGGGGTTCCGGGCAAGACCATCTCCCTGGGAGCCCTGGCGGTGCAGGCCAACCCGCTGCGCGGTGCCGTCGCCCCGGGCACCGAGCCCGGCCTCGAGGCGACCACCTATTTCGGTCCCGAGAGCAGTACGACGGCGAGCGGCGTGCACGCCATGGTGGTGGAGGTCGATCTCGCCACCTACGACGTCGACATCCAGCGCTATGTGGTGGTCCACGACTGCGGCCGGGTGATCAACCCCCTGATCCTCGAGGGGCAGATTGAGGGCGGCGTGGCCCAGGGCATCGGCAATGCCTTCTATGAGCAACTGATCTACGACGACGAAGGGCAGCTCCTCAACGCCTCCCTGATGGATTACCTGTTGCCGACGGCGGACTGTGTGCCGACGATCGAAGGGGCCCATCTCGAGACGCCGTCACCGCTCAATCCCCTCGGCATCAAGGGAGCCGGCGAAGCCGGCGCGATTCCGGTGGGGGCGCTGTTCGCCCAGGCGGTGGAAGATGCGCTGCGCCACACCGGCGTCGAGATCCTTGACATCCCCCTCAGCCCGCATCGCCTGTTCGAGCTCATGCAGCAGCGCCGGGAGTCGCAACCGTGA
- a CDS encoding xanthine dehydrogenase family protein subunit M has product MKPAAFDYRRPATVDEVVALLAEHGDEAKVLAGGQSLVPAMNFRLAQPRILIDLQDVAGLDHLEESAGALRIGAMCRQRQVERSPLVAERTPLLAAAMPSIAHPQIRNRGTFGGSLAHADPASELPAVLAALGGRLRVRRQSAEEWVAVDDFFVSLFTTALGSDGLLLEVEVPFQEAASGWAFEEFSRRHGDYALVGVAVVLGFAGARCRHARIALFSVGEGPVRARRAEELLQAGSWEDADAATATLQRAASTAAQEDIEPPGDIHASADYRRHLAEVLTGRTLRRAAERAGRSL; this is encoded by the coding sequence GTGAAGCCGGCGGCCTTCGACTACCGCCGGCCCGCCACCGTCGACGAGGTGGTGGCGCTTCTCGCCGAGCACGGCGACGAAGCCAAGGTTCTCGCCGGCGGACAGAGTCTGGTGCCAGCGATGAACTTTCGCCTCGCCCAGCCGCGGATTCTGATCGACCTGCAGGACGTCGCCGGCCTCGATCACCTGGAGGAATCGGCGGGCGCTTTGCGGATTGGGGCGATGTGTCGTCAGCGCCAGGTCGAGCGCAGTCCGCTGGTCGCGGAGCGGACGCCACTGCTGGCCGCCGCCATGCCGTCCATCGCCCATCCCCAGATCCGCAACCGCGGCACCTTCGGTGGCTCCCTCGCCCACGCCGATCCCGCTTCCGAGCTACCGGCGGTGCTCGCCGCCCTCGGTGGGCGCCTGCGGGTGCGACGGCAGAGCGCCGAGGAGTGGGTCGCGGTGGACGATTTCTTCGTTTCCCTGTTCACCACCGCCCTGGGCAGCGACGGCCTGCTGCTCGAGGTCGAAGTGCCCTTTCAGGAGGCCGCTTCGGGATGGGCCTTCGAAGAGTTCTCGCGGCGCCACGGCGACTACGCCCTGGTCGGCGTAGCGGTGGTGCTGGGTTTCGCCGGCGCGCGCTGTCGCCATGCCCGTATCGCCCTGTTCTCCGTCGGCGAGGGTCCGGTGCGGGCGCGCCGCGCCGAGGAGCTCTTGCAGGCGGGGTCTTGGGAAGACGCGGACGCCGCCACGGCGACGCTGCAGCGGGCGGCGTCGACGGCGGCGCAGGAAGACATCGAACCGCCGGGAGATATTCACGCCTCTGCCGACTACCGCCGTCACCTCGCCGAGGTGTTGACCGGCCGAACGCTGCGTCGCGCGGCGGAACGCGCCGGCCGGAGCCTGTGA
- a CDS encoding cyclase family protein — translation MRLIDLSQPLNQDCPSWPYYPPFEVKYIKRKAEHGVNAQYIQTSNHMGTHLDAPRHFVTGGMTIDEIPLDWLCNTGVIVDLRDEMDELAAYTPEMIEARVEVREGDILLLHTGWHRYAQFGAEPDEERYIHRHPGAHPRMVDWLLEKKIRIWGVDCISTDHPMNLPIGRFLGKGMHGHCDRVRAQCEAKFGKEEMAELFPDEAYQLTHNALFPHNCMHIENLGGDIDAAELQNRRLTIGCFPWKFKGGEAAFCRTVAFLDA, via the coding sequence ATGAGGCTGATCGACCTTTCCCAACCGCTCAACCAGGATTGCCCCTCCTGGCCCTACTATCCACCCTTCGAGGTCAAGTACATCAAGCGCAAGGCGGAGCACGGGGTCAACGCCCAGTACATCCAGACCTCAAATCACATGGGAACCCATCTCGATGCGCCGCGGCACTTCGTCACCGGCGGCATGACCATCGACGAGATTCCCCTCGATTGGCTCTGCAACACCGGCGTGATCGTCGATCTGCGGGACGAGATGGACGAGCTCGCCGCCTATACGCCGGAGATGATCGAAGCGCGCGTCGAGGTGCGGGAAGGGGACATCCTGCTGCTGCACACCGGTTGGCATCGCTACGCCCAGTTCGGGGCCGAGCCCGATGAAGAGCGCTATATCCACCGTCATCCGGGCGCTCACCCGCGGATGGTCGACTGGCTGCTGGAGAAGAAGATCCGCATCTGGGGGGTCGACTGTATTTCGACGGATCACCCGATGAACCTGCCTATCGGTCGCTTCCTCGGCAAGGGCATGCACGGCCACTGCGATCGGGTGCGGGCGCAGTGCGAAGCCAAGTTCGGCAAAGAGGAGATGGCGGAGCTGTTCCCGGACGAGGCCTATCAGCTCACCCACAACGCCCTCTTCCCGCACAACTGCATGCACATCGAGAATCTCGGTGGCGACATCGATGCCGCCGAGCTGCAGAACCGGCGCCTGACCATCGGTTGCTTCCCCTGGAAGTTCAAGGGCGGTGAGGCGGCCTTCTGTCGCACCGTCGCGTTTCTCGACGCCTAG
- a CDS encoding amidase family protein, producing MRQIALLTAVEMRRRLARRELTAEALTAACLDRVERFDSLLGAICTPSPDALEEARELDRRSAAGEPQGLLHGLPVGIKDVTETAGLRTTYGSLLYADHVPKEDAVVVERLRRVGAVILGKTNTPEFATGGNTFNEVFGRTRNPWNPERSAGGSTGGGAAALASGMIALAQGTDLGGSLRIPAAFCGIVGLRPSPGLVPTVPSDFLWDSYQVSGFMARDAEDVALALDAVAGPSRRSPLCQPVAGRAFLESVQAEGRPRGRYAYCPDIAGIGVDGAVLEVCGQAVEALRGAGAEVREIELDLAFARQPFLALRGLWMVTQQLGRLHHLERFGDNLAGNVRAGLDVSARDLAEAERTRSRLWRLFGELFEDYDGLLTPTLPVAPFPVEENYPTTVGGREMETYIDWVAPTFVLTMTGLPAASVPAGVDDDGLPVGLQIVTPPQGEEAALAVARWVQQVVPLGTPPLD from the coding sequence ATGAGGCAGATCGCCCTGCTGACGGCGGTGGAGATGCGGCGACGGCTGGCGCGGCGGGAGCTCACCGCCGAGGCCTTGACCGCCGCCTGTCTCGACCGGGTCGAGCGCTTCGATTCCCTGCTGGGGGCGATCTGCACCCCCTCTCCGGACGCCCTCGAAGAAGCCCGCGAGCTCGACCGCCGGAGCGCGGCGGGGGAGCCCCAGGGCCTCCTCCATGGGCTGCCGGTGGGGATCAAGGACGTCACCGAGACGGCCGGCCTGCGCACCACCTATGGCTCTCTCCTCTACGCCGATCACGTACCGAAAGAGGATGCCGTGGTGGTCGAGCGCCTGCGCCGCGTCGGGGCCGTCATCCTGGGCAAGACCAACACCCCGGAGTTCGCCACCGGTGGCAACACCTTCAACGAGGTCTTCGGTCGCACCCGCAACCCGTGGAATCCGGAGCGCAGCGCCGGGGGCTCGACGGGCGGTGGCGCCGCGGCCTTGGCGAGCGGCATGATCGCCCTCGCCCAGGGCACCGATCTCGGCGGATCGTTGCGCATTCCCGCCGCCTTCTGCGGCATCGTCGGTCTGCGGCCCTCGCCGGGCCTGGTGCCGACGGTGCCGAGCGATTTTCTGTGGGACAGCTATCAGGTTTCCGGGTTCATGGCGCGGGACGCCGAGGACGTCGCCCTGGCCCTCGACGCGGTGGCCGGGCCGAGTCGGCGATCGCCCCTCTGCCAGCCGGTCGCCGGTCGCGCCTTTCTCGAGTCGGTGCAAGCGGAGGGTAGGCCCCGAGGGCGCTATGCCTACTGTCCGGACATCGCCGGCATCGGAGTCGACGGCGCGGTTCTCGAGGTCTGCGGCCAGGCCGTCGAGGCGCTGCGCGGCGCCGGCGCCGAGGTGCGCGAGATCGAGCTCGATCTGGCCTTCGCCCGGCAGCCGTTCCTGGCCCTGCGGGGGCTCTGGATGGTGACCCAGCAGCTCGGCCGCCTGCACCACCTCGAGCGCTTCGGCGACAACCTGGCCGGCAACGTGCGCGCCGGCCTCGATGTGTCGGCCCGCGATCTCGCCGAAGCGGAGCGCACGCGCAGCCGTCTCTGGCGGCTCTTCGGGGAGCTCTTCGAGGACTACGACGGCCTGCTCACGCCGACCCTGCCGGTGGCGCCCTTTCCGGTGGAGGAGAACTATCCCACCACCGTTGGCGGTCGCGAGATGGAGACCTATATCGACTGGGTCGCGCCGACCTTCGTCCTCACCATGACCGGTTTGCCGGCGGCGTCGGTGCCCGCCGGAGTCGACGACGATGGACTGCCCGTCGGCCTGCAGATCGTCACCCCGCCCCAGGGCGAGGAGGCGGCCCTGGCGGTGGCGCGCTGGGTGCAGCAGGTGGTGCCGCTGGGGACTCCGCCCTTGGATTGA
- a CDS encoding TIGR04282 family arsenosugar biosynthesis glycosyltransferase, whose product MEARSPESPGAEAPTLPRLILFTKPAVPGRVKTRLIGALDARQTAALHQAFLDDLLERLAGGAFELRIAWALEGDEVVPASPAPGERQEGADLGERLFRALSRGAAEGRPVAAIGSDHPGLGRGDVEAAFAALESADVALGPVADGGYYLIALRPEVVSPRLFGDIPWSTGEVFALTLERCRAAGLEVAILPPGSDVDTPEDLDRLVAAIAAGRIVGPRIEALLQSWGRGDRR is encoded by the coding sequence ATGGAAGCTCGATCCCCTGAATCCCCCGGCGCCGAGGCCCCCACTCTGCCGCGCCTGATCCTGTTCACCAAACCGGCGGTGCCGGGGCGGGTCAAGACCCGCCTGATCGGCGCTCTCGACGCCCGCCAAACGGCGGCCCTGCACCAGGCCTTTCTCGACGACCTGCTGGAGCGCCTCGCCGGCGGTGCCTTCGAGCTGCGCATCGCCTGGGCGCTCGAAGGAGACGAGGTGGTTCCCGCCTCGCCGGCGCCCGGTGAGCGTCAGGAAGGTGCCGATCTCGGTGAGCGGTTGTTTCGGGCTCTTTCTCGCGGCGCCGCCGAGGGTCGGCCGGTGGCGGCCATCGGTAGCGACCATCCGGGCCTCGGCCGGGGTGACGTCGAAGCCGCCTTTGCCGCCCTCGAGTCTGCTGACGTCGCCCTCGGCCCGGTGGCGGACGGTGGCTACTACTTGATCGCCCTGCGGCCGGAGGTGGTCTCGCCGCGGCTCTTCGGCGACATTCCCTGGAGCACCGGGGAGGTCTTCGCGCTCACCCTGGAGCGCTGCCGTGCCGCCGGCCTGGAGGTCGCGATCCTGCCGCCGGGGAGCGACGTCGACACGCCGGAAGACCTCGATCGCCTGGTGGCGGCGATCGCCGCCGGCCGCATCGTCGGGCCGCGAATCGAGGCCCTGCTGCAGAGCTGGGGTCGGGGAGATCGGCGATGA
- a CDS encoding NAD(P)H-hydrate dehydratase, with amino-acid sequence MKVLTPETMAAIDRRAIEEIGIPGPVLMENAALGVVDAVAQLFPEAESVAIFCGPGNNGGDGFAVGRHLALRGYRVELFLWSGRRGPQGDARLQHDICRRQGLEIAPLDDAAAVAAALEEAATTDLLIDALFGTGLGRPLEGVLGELVHGLNHLPAPRLAVDLPSGLQGGRWQLDGPAVAAEATVTFAAPKVAHVLSPAADRVGELVVADLGMPRFLLEEAPAALELLLPEEVAPWLGPRPRAAHKGSFGHVLIAAGGLGRGGAAVLAGRGAVGGGAGLVTLAVPEPALVVVDGGCLEAMAEPLPVDGRGRVPVTAGAALLALCDGKAVLAMGPGFAADEALIRDVALAAPLPLVLDAEGLNAFAGRLGELRSRPSDSTVLTPHPGELGRLLGISSSQVQADRPGAARQAAADSGAVVVLKGHQSLIADPAGRLALIDRGNPGMATGGSGDVLTGLLAARWAQGDLWPGVCSAVFLHALAGDLAAADTGQESLAAGDLVAALGAAFRQLEAR; translated from the coding sequence ATGAAGGTGCTGACTCCCGAGACCATGGCGGCGATCGATCGTCGCGCCATCGAGGAGATCGGCATCCCCGGGCCGGTTCTGATGGAGAACGCCGCCTTGGGGGTGGTGGACGCGGTGGCGCAGCTCTTTCCCGAGGCCGAATCGGTGGCGATCTTCTGTGGACCGGGCAACAACGGCGGCGATGGCTTCGCGGTGGGGCGCCATCTCGCCCTGCGCGGCTACCGGGTCGAGCTGTTCCTGTGGTCGGGCCGACGCGGGCCGCAGGGTGATGCACGCCTGCAGCACGATATCTGTCGGCGCCAGGGCCTCGAGATCGCCCCCCTCGACGATGCCGCGGCGGTTGCCGCGGCTCTCGAGGAGGCGGCGACGACGGACCTGCTGATCGATGCCCTCTTCGGAACCGGCCTCGGGCGGCCCCTCGAGGGGGTGCTCGGAGAGCTGGTCCACGGCCTCAATCATCTGCCGGCACCGCGTTTGGCGGTGGATCTTCCGAGCGGTCTCCAGGGCGGCCGCTGGCAGCTCGACGGGCCGGCCGTCGCCGCCGAGGCGACGGTGACCTTCGCTGCCCCCAAGGTGGCCCATGTGCTGTCACCGGCGGCGGACCGGGTGGGCGAGCTGGTGGTGGCCGACCTCGGCATGCCGCGCTTTCTGCTGGAGGAGGCGCCGGCGGCCCTCGAGCTGCTGCTGCCGGAGGAGGTGGCGCCCTGGCTGGGACCCCGCCCCAGGGCGGCTCACAAGGGCTCCTTCGGCCACGTGCTGATCGCTGCCGGTGGCCTCGGACGGGGCGGGGCGGCGGTGCTGGCCGGCCGCGGCGCGGTCGGCGGTGGCGCCGGGCTGGTGACTCTGGCGGTACCGGAGCCGGCCCTGGTGGTGGTCGATGGCGGCTGCTTGGAGGCGATGGCGGAGCCCTTGCCGGTGGATGGGCGCGGCCGAGTGCCGGTGACCGCCGGAGCGGCGCTGCTCGCCCTCTGCGACGGCAAGGCGGTGCTCGCCATGGGGCCCGGATTCGCCGCCGACGAAGCCTTGATTCGCGACGTCGCCCTGGCCGCACCGCTGCCCTTGGTGCTCGATGCGGAGGGCCTCAACGCCTTCGCCGGGCGCCTCGGCGAGCTGCGCTCGCGGCCCTCCGACAGCACCGTCCTGACGCCCCATCCCGGCGAGCTCGGCCGCCTGCTCGGCATCAGCTCGTCACAGGTGCAGGCGGATCGGCCCGGGGCGGCCCGCCAAGCCGCCGCCGACAGCGGTGCCGTGGTGGTGCTGAAGGGCCACCAGAGCCTGATCGCCGATCCCGCCGGACGCCTCGCCCTGATCGACCGCGGCAATCCCGGCATGGCGACCGGCGGTAGCGGCGATGTGTTGACCGGTCTGCTCGCCGCCCGCTGGGCTCAAGGAGACCTTTGGCCGGGAGTCTGCTCGGCGGTCTTTCTGCATGCCCTGGCGGGCGATTTGGCGGCGGCCGACACGGGCCAGGAGAGCCTGGCGGCGGGTGATCTGGTCGCTGCCCTCGGCGCCGCTTTCCGGCAGTTGGAGGCACGCTGA
- the tsaE gene encoding tRNA (adenosine(37)-N6)-threonylcarbamoyltransferase complex ATPase subunit type 1 TsaE, translated as MEWLCQSEEETRRVGELLAPELSPAGILLLTGDLGAGKTVLAQGIGRGLGIDPAEIQSPTYTLVREHRGSRGGLVHLDLYRLEAAEVADLGIEEILAGPAVKVVEWPDRLPFPVSGARHLMIEKLAPTARRIASVTE; from the coding sequence ATGGAGTGGCTCTGCCAGTCGGAAGAGGAGACTCGGCGGGTCGGCGAGCTGCTGGCGCCAGAGCTGTCGCCGGCGGGGATCCTCCTGCTGACCGGCGATCTCGGTGCCGGCAAGACGGTGTTGGCTCAGGGAATCGGTCGCGGTCTGGGTATCGATCCGGCGGAAATTCAGTCCCCCACGTATACTCTCGTTCGCGAGCACCGCGGCAGCCGCGGCGGACTGGTCCATCTCGACCTCTACCGCCTGGAAGCCGCGGAAGTCGCCGACCTGGGGATCGAAGAGATCCTCGCCGGCCCGGCCGTCAAGGTGGTCGAGTGGCCGGACCGACTCCCATTTCCCGTCTCGGGAGCTCGGCATCTGATGATTGAGAAACTCGCCCCGACGGCACGGCGCATCGCCAGCGTCACGGAGTAG
- a CDS encoding 3-hydroxybutyryl-CoA dehydrogenase, whose amino-acid sequence MKIKKVGVLGCGLMGAGIAEVSARAGYETIVRELSENVLDKGLGRIHKSLDKAVSKGRLEDAEREATLARLSGTVELSDLADCDVVVEAIVENLEEKKKTLAAVDREVKESAIVGSNTSSLTITQLAMATQRPDRVVGLHFFNPVPVMKLCEVVRTLLTSDDAYDGAFEYIRSLRKEPIACKDNSGFIVNRLLVPYLLDAIRALEEGVGSVEDIDKGMQLGTGYPMGPFTLLDFVGLDTTYFIANIMFEEYREKRFAPPPLLKQMVQAGRYGRKSGRGFYDYG is encoded by the coding sequence ATGAAGATCAAGAAGGTAGGAGTGCTCGGTTGTGGCCTGATGGGGGCCGGCATCGCCGAGGTGAGCGCCCGTGCCGGCTACGAGACCATCGTTCGAGAGCTCAGCGAGAACGTCCTCGACAAGGGCCTCGGCCGGATCCACAAGAGCCTCGACAAGGCGGTCTCGAAGGGCCGCCTCGAAGATGCCGAGCGCGAAGCGACGCTGGCCCGCCTGAGCGGTACCGTCGAGCTCTCCGACCTGGCCGATTGCGATGTCGTGGTCGAGGCCATCGTCGAGAACCTCGAAGAGAAGAAGAAGACCCTGGCGGCGGTGGATCGTGAGGTCAAAGAGTCGGCGATCGTGGGCAGCAACACCTCGTCCCTCACCATCACCCAGCTCGCCATGGCGACCCAGCGACCGGACCGGGTGGTGGGGCTCCACTTCTTCAATCCGGTGCCGGTGATGAAGCTCTGCGAGGTGGTGCGGACCCTGCTGACTTCGGACGACGCCTACGACGGCGCCTTCGAGTACATCCGCTCCCTGCGCAAGGAGCCGATCGCCTGCAAGGACAACTCGGGATTCATCGTCAACCGGCTGCTGGTGCCGTATCTGCTCGACGCCATTCGGGCCCTCGAGGAAGGCGTCGGCAGCGTCGAGGACATCGACAAGGGGATGCAGCTCGGTACCGGCTACCCGATGGGGCCCTTCACCTTGCTCGACTTCGTCGGTCTCGACACCACTTACTTCATCGCCAACATCATGTTCGAGGAGTACCGCGAGAAGCGGTTCGCGCCGCCGCCGCTGCTCAAGCAGATGGTGCAGGCGGGGCGCTATGGCCGGAAGAGCGGTCGCGGCTTCTACGACTACGGCTAG
- a CDS encoding PhoH family protein, protein MIQATLSEEGLDAVFGTRDDNLRRIERAFKVRLAARGAAIHIDGDPAGVTAVEHLLQGLSTLAERGYRLRTVDVQTAIRVIGEDSTASLVEFFMPEGAMASVRRMVVPRSLRQQRYLQAMSDHDLVITIGPAGTGKTYLAVAMAASALLEKKVRRIILARPAVEAGEKLGFLPGDLADKVNPYLRPLYDALYDIIGYDKVGRMLERNVIEVAPIAFMRGRTLNDSFIILDEAQNTTTEQMKMFLTRIGFNSKAVINGDVTQVDLPAGRMSGLRDAERVLSGIPGIEFFRFDQRDVVRHPLVQKIVTAYDRLDRAVEEEQEAAAVEPAPA, encoded by the coding sequence ATGATTCAGGCGACGCTCTCCGAAGAGGGCTTGGACGCCGTTTTCGGAACCCGCGACGACAACCTGCGGCGCATCGAGCGAGCCTTCAAGGTTCGGCTGGCGGCGCGCGGAGCGGCGATTCACATCGATGGCGACCCCGCCGGTGTCACCGCCGTCGAGCATCTGCTGCAGGGACTTTCGACCCTGGCCGAGCGCGGCTACCGGTTGCGCACGGTGGATGTCCAGACCGCCATTCGGGTGATCGGCGAGGATTCCACCGCCTCGCTGGTGGAGTTCTTCATGCCGGAGGGCGCGATGGCGTCGGTGCGCCGAATGGTGGTGCCGCGCAGTCTGCGCCAGCAGCGCTATCTGCAGGCGATGAGCGACCACGACCTGGTGATCACCATCGGTCCCGCCGGTACCGGCAAGACCTATCTGGCGGTGGCGATGGCGGCCTCGGCGCTGCTCGAGAAGAAGGTGCGGCGCATCATCCTGGCGCGGCCGGCGGTGGAGGCGGGGGAGAAGCTGGGCTTCCTGCCCGGCGACCTGGCGGACAAGGTCAATCCCTACCTGCGGCCTCTCTACGATGCCCTCTACGACATCATCGGCTATGACAAGGTCGGCCGCATGCTGGAGCGCAACGTCATCGAGGTGGCGCCCATCGCCTTCATGCGCGGACGCACCTTGAACGACAGCTTCATCATCCTGGACGAAGCGCAGAACACCACCACCGAGCAGATGAAGATGTTCTTGACTCGCATCGGCTTCAACTCCAAGGCGGTGATCAACGGCGACGTCACCCAGGTCGACCTGCCGGCTGGGCGTATGTCCGGCCTGCGCGACGCCGAGCGGGTGCTGAGCGGGATTCCGGGGATCGAGTTCTTCCGCTTCGATCAGCGCGACGTGGTGCGTCACCCGCTGGTTCAGAAAATCGTCACCGCCTACGACCGTCTCGACCGTGCCGTGGAGGAGGAGCAGGAAGCCGCCGCCGTCGAGCCGGCGCCGGCCTGA